One genomic segment of Mangifera indica cultivar Alphonso chromosome 6, CATAS_Mindica_2.1, whole genome shotgun sequence includes these proteins:
- the LOC123218642 gene encoding uncharacterized protein LOC123218642 isoform X1, with product MASLTPGTLLKLLQSMNSNVKLRGEYRSVLLQVISIVPALTGSELWPNQGFFIKVSDSSHSTYVSLSKEDNELILNNKLQLGQFFYVDRVAAGTPVPLLVGIRPVPGRNPFVGNPKDLMQILEPSESPAAVDQNDGLVNGSKMKEMSEAKEESPRKQKIVIKEEKAVVSSRYMQGVLTVNSKASGLVSNSNGKSNENNNGGAGKKVKQQDQLKGQARSETPSQSRLNATSLKPEGAVSDTEEAMVPSKKLTAKHNSGRQENMNLNYLSNRKDKTHTPEFISWASLPATLLKQGKGMLRRRNVASMVAAEAQKEASTSTNLVKCLSLFADLCSSASVEHPHSSLTKFFTLQQFIDQPNVTTPLKDKSLHSSMHHSSQETEKFSKKAGLIHGKSTLKYFAKPSIELSGNEKLEWAKGDSAKEIKEMRNNLINETRNWFLKFLEAALEAGFRGGNQEKKGKYNAGRLLMEPDSHIAVTLSQLKHATEWLDKQTRNLSSDNNALVETIEGLKKKVYACLLLHVDSAASALENKSDRT from the exons ATGGCATCTCTTACACCTGGAACTCTGCTGAAGCTTCTGCAGAGTATGAATTCGAATGTAAAACTTCGTGGGGAGTATAGATCAGTGCTTCTGCAAGTTATCAGCATTGTGCCAGCCTTAACAGGATCAGAATTGTGGCCTAATCAGGGCTTTTTTATCAAAGTGTCGGACTCTTCACATTCAACTTATGTTTCACTATCAAAGGAAGACAACGAGCTTATATTGAACAATAAATTGCAACTTGGTCAGTTCTTTTATGTTGATAGAGTTGCAGCTGGGACACCGGTTCCTCTTCTAGTTGGCATTAGACCGGTGCCAGGGCGCAACCCTTTTGTGGGTAATCCAAAGGACTTGATGCAAATTCTAGAGCCATCAGAGAGTCCAGCTGCTGTTGATCAGAATGATGGACTTGTCAATGGTTCAAAAATGAAGGAGATGTCAGAAGCAAAAGAGGAGAGcccaagaaaacaaaaaattgtgattaaagaAGAGAAGGCTGTTGTTTCATCTAGGTATATGCAGGGTGTTTTGACAGTGAATTCCAAGGCCAGTGGCTTGGTTTCAAATAGCAATGGAAAgagtaatgaaaataataatggtGGAGCTGGTAAGAAGGTCAAGCAGCAAGATCAGCTTAAAGGTCAG GCACGCTCAGAGACTCCTTCTCAAAGTCGACTTAACGCAACTTCATTGAAGCCAGAGGGGGCTGTTTCTGACACTGAGGAGGCTATGGTGCCTTCCAAGAAACTGACTGCAAAGCACAACTCAGGTAGACAGGAAAACATGAACTTGAATTATCTGTCAAACAGGAAAGATAAAACTCATACTCCTGAGTTCATATCATGGGCCTCTTTGCCTGCCACACTCTTGAAGCAAGGAAAG GGAATGCTTAGAAGGAGAAATGTAGCTTCAATGGTTGCTGCAGAAGCTCAAAAGGAGGCATCTACGTCAACAAATCTTGTCAAATGCCTTAG TCTGTTTGCTGATCTATGTTCCTCTGCCTCAGTAGAGCACCCTCACAGCTCTCTCACCAAATTTTTCACACTCCAGCAGTTCATTGATCAACCGAACGTCACAACCCCATTAAAGGATAAATCACTTCATTCATCTATGCACCATTCATCTCAAGAGACAGAAAAGTTTAGTAAAAAGGCAGGCCTTATTCATGGTAAGAGCACATTGAAGTATTTTGCCAAGCCTTCAATAGAGTTGAGTGGAAATGAGAAACTAGAATGGGCTAAAGGAGATAGTGCAAAAGAGATCAAAGAAATGAGAAATAACCTCATAAATGAAACAAGAAATTGGTTCTTGAAATTCTTGGAGGCAGCATTGGAAGCCGGTTTTCGAGGGGGAAATCaggagaagaaaggaaaatacaATGCAGGAAGATTGTTAATGGAGCCAGATAGCCACATTGCTGTCACATTATCACAACTGAAGCATGCGACTGAGTGGTTGGATAAACAAACTAGAAATTTGAGCTCAGACAATAATGCCTTAGTTGAAACAATTGAAGGGTTGAAGAAAAAGGTTTATGCCTGTTTGCTCCTTCATGTGGACTCAGCAGCCTCTGCTCTAGAGAACAAGTCTGATAGAACTTGA
- the LOC123218642 gene encoding uncharacterized protein LOC123218642 isoform X2 translates to MNSNVKLRGEYRSVLLQVISIVPALTGSELWPNQGFFIKVSDSSHSTYVSLSKEDNELILNNKLQLGQFFYVDRVAAGTPVPLLVGIRPVPGRNPFVGNPKDLMQILEPSESPAAVDQNDGLVNGSKMKEMSEAKEESPRKQKIVIKEEKAVVSSRYMQGVLTVNSKASGLVSNSNGKSNENNNGGAGKKVKQQDQLKGQARSETPSQSRLNATSLKPEGAVSDTEEAMVPSKKLTAKHNSGRQENMNLNYLSNRKDKTHTPEFISWASLPATLLKQGKGMLRRRNVASMVAAEAQKEASTSTNLVKCLSLFADLCSSASVEHPHSSLTKFFTLQQFIDQPNVTTPLKDKSLHSSMHHSSQETEKFSKKAGLIHGKSTLKYFAKPSIELSGNEKLEWAKGDSAKEIKEMRNNLINETRNWFLKFLEAALEAGFRGGNQEKKGKYNAGRLLMEPDSHIAVTLSQLKHATEWLDKQTRNLSSDNNALVETIEGLKKKVYACLLLHVDSAASALENKSDRT, encoded by the exons ATGAATTCGAATGTAAAACTTCGTGGGGAGTATAGATCAGTGCTTCTGCAAGTTATCAGCATTGTGCCAGCCTTAACAGGATCAGAATTGTGGCCTAATCAGGGCTTTTTTATCAAAGTGTCGGACTCTTCACATTCAACTTATGTTTCACTATCAAAGGAAGACAACGAGCTTATATTGAACAATAAATTGCAACTTGGTCAGTTCTTTTATGTTGATAGAGTTGCAGCTGGGACACCGGTTCCTCTTCTAGTTGGCATTAGACCGGTGCCAGGGCGCAACCCTTTTGTGGGTAATCCAAAGGACTTGATGCAAATTCTAGAGCCATCAGAGAGTCCAGCTGCTGTTGATCAGAATGATGGACTTGTCAATGGTTCAAAAATGAAGGAGATGTCAGAAGCAAAAGAGGAGAGcccaagaaaacaaaaaattgtgattaaagaAGAGAAGGCTGTTGTTTCATCTAGGTATATGCAGGGTGTTTTGACAGTGAATTCCAAGGCCAGTGGCTTGGTTTCAAATAGCAATGGAAAgagtaatgaaaataataatggtGGAGCTGGTAAGAAGGTCAAGCAGCAAGATCAGCTTAAAGGTCAG GCACGCTCAGAGACTCCTTCTCAAAGTCGACTTAACGCAACTTCATTGAAGCCAGAGGGGGCTGTTTCTGACACTGAGGAGGCTATGGTGCCTTCCAAGAAACTGACTGCAAAGCACAACTCAGGTAGACAGGAAAACATGAACTTGAATTATCTGTCAAACAGGAAAGATAAAACTCATACTCCTGAGTTCATATCATGGGCCTCTTTGCCTGCCACACTCTTGAAGCAAGGAAAG GGAATGCTTAGAAGGAGAAATGTAGCTTCAATGGTTGCTGCAGAAGCTCAAAAGGAGGCATCTACGTCAACAAATCTTGTCAAATGCCTTAG TCTGTTTGCTGATCTATGTTCCTCTGCCTCAGTAGAGCACCCTCACAGCTCTCTCACCAAATTTTTCACACTCCAGCAGTTCATTGATCAACCGAACGTCACAACCCCATTAAAGGATAAATCACTTCATTCATCTATGCACCATTCATCTCAAGAGACAGAAAAGTTTAGTAAAAAGGCAGGCCTTATTCATGGTAAGAGCACATTGAAGTATTTTGCCAAGCCTTCAATAGAGTTGAGTGGAAATGAGAAACTAGAATGGGCTAAAGGAGATAGTGCAAAAGAGATCAAAGAAATGAGAAATAACCTCATAAATGAAACAAGAAATTGGTTCTTGAAATTCTTGGAGGCAGCATTGGAAGCCGGTTTTCGAGGGGGAAATCaggagaagaaaggaaaatacaATGCAGGAAGATTGTTAATGGAGCCAGATAGCCACATTGCTGTCACATTATCACAACTGAAGCATGCGACTGAGTGGTTGGATAAACAAACTAGAAATTTGAGCTCAGACAATAATGCCTTAGTTGAAACAATTGAAGGGTTGAAGAAAAAGGTTTATGCCTGTTTGCTCCTTCATGTGGACTCAGCAGCCTCTGCTCTAGAGAACAAGTCTGATAGAACTTGA
- the LOC123219645 gene encoding protein SOSEKI 5-like — MSAYSKGRAEITSPERTKIWVEPKLKSEQKVPVVYYLARNGQLDHPHFMEVTLSSPQGLYLRDVTKRLNFLRGQGMANMYFWSSKRSYKNGYVWQDLSENDFIYPCRGNEYILKGSQLLDKSISFRSYETALSSANTNSSETSSSSSEDSNFPAIVRRKNRSWSSLNELNGHEIYKGMIGINASTQTNDHKRERIINSEEVGYNRDGIADLSREQISPPQSRLCEQSIESLKDCIEADASADVPHQSAGKDIPSGRMKAAPIFMQLIACGSRRIKDF, encoded by the exons ATGTCAGCATATTCAAAAGGGAGAGCTGAGATAACAAGCCCGGAGAGAACCAAAATATGGGTTGAACCAAAGTTGAAGAGTGAGCAAAAGGTTCCTGTTGTGTACTATCTTGCAAGAAATGGCCAGCTTGATCATCCTCATTTCATGGAGGTCACTCTTTCTTCTCCTCAAGGACTCTATCTTAGag ATGTGACAAAGAGACTGAACTTTCTCAGAGGTCAAGGCATGGCAAACATGTACTTCTGGTCTTCAAAGAG GAGCTACAAGAATGGGTATGTGTGGCAAGACTTATCTGAAAATGACTTTATATATCCTTGTCGTGGGAACGAATACATACTCAAGGGATCACAGCTTCTGGATAAGTCTATAAGCTTCAGATCCTATGAAACAGCGTTATCATCTGCCAACACAAATTCCTCAGAAACAAGCAGTAGTTCCAGTGAAGATTCCAATTTTCCTGCCATTGTTAGGAGAAAAAATCGCTCGTGGAGTTCACTGAATGAACTTAATGGACACGAAATCTACAAGGGTATGATAGGCATAAATGCATCAACACAGACAAATGAtcataaaagagagagaataatAAACAGTGAAGAGGTTGGTTATAATAGAGATGGCATTGCAGATCTGAGTAGGGAACAAATTTCTCCACCGCAATCACGTTTGTGTGAACAAAGCATTGAGAGTTTGAAGGACTGTATTGAGGCTGATGCATCAGCAGATGTCCCACATCAGTCTGCTGGCAAAGATATCCCCAGCGGAAGGATGAAGGCAGCTCCAATTTTTATGCAGTTGATTGCATGTGGATCAAGGAGGATTAAAGATTTTTAG